A genomic window from Balaenoptera acutorostrata chromosome 20, mBalAcu1.1, whole genome shotgun sequence includes:
- the LOC103014860 gene encoding uncharacterized protein SPEM2-like: protein MENQLWYDNLGCCHQYQESTQNVEDCLLLLLGLVILVNIGINMAAMIWHGIQNALDKTIYWINQKNEISQACESFPKYPPAKARDVHIHCTLDPVEVKMARPTCYSSSSYHHLHNRSRSCSRRPCSRRPCSHQRRPKNRTQFPYSRSVFHRLHRSHRMSQLQLMPSFDREDPDSYLEEEDDLSFPQPKYPRGCWGGLYQQMGLPSNMGLWGRQGGILASLPPPCLYLSPEPRRMPKRVEAKSELRLQSLGAPCSPSRIWGNVEADQFPLSPPPPRRLPPNPSWVPGGHSTYPSRGQLPYDSWNQRRRGLEGSEPPSALVPRGCRPEARQRNSPQAHKRSLPSCAHRQPNGSPHPSTEHLNYSRDPHEVRRRAAEWAEMLPVRRPLTTSASLTVLAEASDRRAPAPSSALLVRSSQPLPDVQATEHLPPRPTFMPLSRNPGGNANYQVYDSLELKRQVRESRARANSLPPSTSASRPPLHGSQTGKMN from the exons ATGGAAAACCAGCTCTGGTATGACAACCTGGGGTGCTGCCATCAATACCAAGAAAGTACCCAGAATGTGGAGGACTGCCTACTCCTGCTGCTAGGCCTTGTCATTCTTGTCAACATTGGGATCAACATGGCAGCTATG ATATGGCATGGGATCCAGAATGCCTTAGACAAGACCATCTATTGGATTAATCAGAAAA ATGAAATCTCGCAGGCTTGTGAAAGTTTTCCCAAATATCCTCCAGCCAAGGCCCGAGACGTCCACATCCACTGCACCCTGGACCCTGTGGAAGTGAAAATGGCCCGGCCCACTTGCTACTCCTCGTCCTCCTACCATCATCTCCACAACCGTAGCCGCAGCTGCAGCCGCCGCCCCTGCAGCCGCCGCCCCTGCAGCCACCAGCGGAGACCGAAGAACCGCACACAATTCCCCTACAGCCGCTCGGTCTTCCATAGGCTGCATCGCAGCCACAGGATGTCACAGCTGCAGCTGATGCCCTCCTTTGATCGGGAGGACCCGGACTCCtacctggaggaggaggatgacCTTTCCTTCCCACAACCCAAGTACCCGCGGGGGTGCTGGGGAGGGCTCTACCAGCAGATGGGCCTGCCCTCCAACATGGGCCTCTGGGGCCGCCAGGGTGGGATCCTGGCCAGCCTGCCACCACCCTGTCTCTACCTGTCGCCCGAGCCGCGCCGCATGCCCAAGCGTGTGGAGGCCAAGTCCGAGCTAAGGCTGCAGTCCCTCGGGGCCCCCTGCTCACCATCCCGCATCTGGGGCAACGTGGAGGCTGACCAGTTCCCCTTGTCTCCACCACCTCCCCGACGGCTGCCCCCTAACCCCTCGTGGGTCCCTGGGGGGCACAGCACTTACCCCTCAAGGGGCCAGCTCCCGTATGACTCCTGGAATCAGCGGCGGCGTGGTCTGGAAGGCTCTGAGCCTCCATCCGCTCTGGTGCCTCGGGGCTGCCGGCCCGAAGCCCGGCAGCGCAACTCCCCCCAGGCCCACAAACGGAGCCTCCCCAGCTGTGCTCACAGACAGCCCAACGGCAGCCCGCACCCCTCCACGGAACACTTGAACTATTCCCGGGATCCGCACGAGGTACGGCGCCGGGCGGCCGAATGGGCCGAGATGCTGCCCGTGCGGCGCCCTCTGACCACCTCCGCCTCCCTCACGGTGCTGGCCGAGGCCTCGGACCGGCGGGCCCCGGCTCCCAGCTCAGCCCTGCTCGTccgctcctcccagcccctgcccgacGTCCAGGCTACCGAGCACCTTCCGCCCCGGCCCACCTTCATGCCACTCAGCCGGAACCCGGGGGGCAATGCCAACTACCAGGTGTATGACAGCCTGGAGCTGAAGCGGCAAGTGCGGGAGAGCCGAGCGCGGGCCAACTCGCTGCCGCCTTCCACCTCGGCCTCGAGGCCCCCTCTGCACGGGAGCCAGACTGGGAAAATGAACTGA
- the LOC103015137 gene encoding spermatid maturation protein 1-like has product MAMAEQPRPEWALCHSPSTNNCQDLGNSILLLLGLIICVNFGINTVTLVWHGFRGFLHHEFRIICEKEASKLCSPGKQTQPPKQSAPAVRLRCTMDPVKMTVSPPPTRRRRRRDSSACRAHRPTAWAPDTDSDDEKPPRQQTTICSHNWDCPRDWEGLQSTQRFWTPWAQDAVEPPTQTIRFQQTVEGRPLKREMQSELGLEAYVYPVNPPPHSPQALSHRNSGGGPQAEQGQCSPAQPPILGPAHVPDIPRRHSSGRVAYNARDLRRRLRELTRELEALSHCYPLASGSSTAEGTGKAWVYRSLTEK; this is encoded by the exons ATGGCCATGGCTGAGCAGCCCCGGCCCGAGTGGGCCTTGTGTCACAGCCCCAGCACCAACAACTGCCAGGACCTGGGCAACTCCATCCTGTTGCTACTGGGCCTCATCATCTGCGTTAACTTTGGCATCAATACGGTGACACTG GTCTGGCACGGATTCCGTGGCTTCTTACACCACGAGTTTCGTATTATTTGTGAGAAAG AAGCTTCTAAGTTATGCTCACCTGGGAAGCAGACCCAGCCCCCGAAGCAGAGCGCCCCTGCAGTCCGCCTTCGGTGCACCATGGACCCTGTGAAAATGACTGTGTCCCCCCCACCCACTCGCCGCCGTCGCCGTCGAGACTCTTCAGCATGCCGCGCCCACCGCCCTACAGCCTGGGCCCCTGACACTGACAGTGATGACGAGAAGCCCCCGCGTCAGCAGACAACAATCTGCTCCCACAACTGGGATTGCCCCAGGGACTGGGAAGGCCTTCAGTCCACCCAGAGGTTCTGGACTCCCTGGGCCCAGGATGCTGTGGAGCCGCCTACCCAGACCATCCGCTTCCAGCAAACTGTAGAGGGAAGGCCGCTCAAAAGAGAGATGCAGTCAGAGCTGGGCCTAGAGGCCTACGTGTACCCTGTGAACCCCCCGCCCCACAGCCCTCAGGCCCTGAGCCACAGGAACAGTGGAGGGGGGCCCCAGGCAGAACAGGGGCAGTGCTCGCCAGCCCAGCCACCCATCCTGGGCCCGGCCCACGTCCCAGACATCCCCCGGCGCCACTCCTCAGGGCGCGTAGCCTATAATGCCAGAGACTTGAGGCGGCGGCTGCGGGAGCTGACCAGGGAGTTGGAGGCCCTGTCCCACTGTTACCCCCTGGCCTCTGGATCCAGCACGGCTGAGGGGACGGGAAAGGCCTGGGTATACCGTTCCCTGACAGAGAAGTGA